CAAAAGCAAATGGGGAAAATTTAGACCATACTTGCTCTGGGTTGCTATACCTTTTGCCGTCATTGGAGTTTTAACTTTCTACACACCTGATTTTGATGAAAAAGGCAAAATCATTTATGCCTATGTTACCTATTCTTTAATGATGATGATTTATTCTTTAATCAATGTTCCTTACGCTTCACTTTTAGGCGTAATGTCTTCTGATCGAAAAGAAAGAAATACACTTTCCTCCTACCGAATGGTTTTTGCTTTTGGCGGAAGTTTATTAGCGCTTTGGTTAATTGAACCTTTAGTAAATTACTTCGGAGGAAATCTAAATTCTAAATCAGGCTGGCTGTCAACAATTGCTGTTTTCGGATTCATTACAACTATCTTTTTCTGGGCTTGTTTTGCATTCACAAAAGAAAGAATCAAGCCTATTGCAGACGAACAAAATAACCTAAAAGAAGATTTAAAAGATCTTTGGAAAAACAAACCTTGGTGGATTTTACTTGGCGCTGGAATTGGAGCATTGGTTTTCAATTCTATTCGTGACGGTGCTGCGGTTTATTATTTTAAATATTATGTAAGCAGTGCTGTCAACTTTGATTTTTCACTTTTTGGAAGTGATTTTCATATGACACCAACTTCAATTTATTTGGTTTTAGGACAAGCAGCAAACATCATCGGTGTAATAATCGCGACACCAATTGCTAATAAAATTGGTAAAAAGAAAACGTTTTTTGGAGCTATGGCTTTAGCTGCAATTCTAAGTCTCATTTTCTATTTATTCGGGAAAGAAGATATTTTTCTAATCATGAGTTTTCAGGTTTTAATCAGTATTTGTGCGGGCTGTATTTTCCCTTTAATCTGGTCCATGTATGCTGACAGCGCCGATTATTCTGAATGGAAACAAGGACGAAGAGCAACAGGATTGGTTTTTTCAGCCTCATCAATGTCACAAAAATTCGGCTGGACAATTGGTGGTGCTGGTGCTGGATGGCTTTTAGGCTATTTTGGTTTTCAGGCTAATGTGGAACAGAGTTTAACAACTCAAAACGGAATTCAATTAATGTTAAGCATACTGCCAGCAATTGCTGCCGCTATTTCAGTTGCTTTTATAGCATTTTACCCTTTATCAGAAGAAAAATTACAAATCATAGAACAGGATTTAAACGAAAAGAGAGATCAAAATTAACAAACAATACAGATAAAGAAATCAATTTATATGACAACAATAACATCTTCGGCGACTTTTCAGGAAAGAAAATCGGCATTAGAAAAAGAACATAAAGCGCTGATTGAGCTTAAAAATACTCCAGAACAAACGGCTGGAAATGGTATATATGAACGTTATAAAAACCCTGTTGTTACTGCAGCGCATGCTCCTTTAAACTGGCGTTTTGATTTTAACGAAAATACCAATCCTTTTTTACAAGAAAGAATCGGCATCAATGCGGCTTTCAATGCTGGTGCAATGAAATGGAAGGGGAAATATCTTCTGGCTGTTCGTGTAGAAGGAATTGACAGAAAATCATTTTTTGCGATTGCCGAAAGTCCAAACGGAATTGATAATTTCAAATTTTGGGATAAACCTTGTATAATTCCGCAGACTGAAGATCCAGATACAAATGTATACGACATGCGTTTGATCCATCACGAAGATGGTTATGTGTACGGTATTTTCTGTACGGAAAGAAAAGATCCAAAAGCACCAAAAGGCGATACAAGTTCGGCTGTGGCCAATGCAGGAATTGTACGTTCTAAAGATTTAATAAACTGGGAAAGATTACCCGATTTAATTTCGAATACAGGTCAACAGCGAAATGTTGTACTCCATCCAGAATTTGTAAACGGAAAATATGCTTTATACACACGTCCACAAGATGGTTTTATCGATGTTGGATCAGGAGGCGGAATAGGTTTAGGTTATGTAGAAGACATGAAAAACCCAATTGTTAAAGATGAAAAAATCATTTTTGGAAAACAATATCATACCATTTATGAATTGAAAAATGGTTTGGGACCAGCTCCAATTAAAACTTCAAAAGGCTGGTTACATCTAGCACACGGAGTTCGTAACACTGCTGCAGGATTACGTTATACACTGTATATGTTCATGACCGATTTAAATGACATTACAAAAGTAACACATGTTCCTGCTGGACACTTTATGGGGCCGGAAGGTATTGAAAGAGTTGGTGACGTTTCGAATGTTTTATTCTCTAATGGATGGATTGAAGATGAAGACGGAACTGTATATATATATTA
This portion of the Flavobacterium panacagri genome encodes:
- a CDS encoding MFS transporter, which produces MHDKISLKEKIGYGLGDAASSMFWKIFSMYLLFFYTDVFGLAPAVVGTMFLITRIWDSCFDPIVGILADRTKSKWGKFRPYLLWVAIPFAVIGVLTFYTPDFDEKGKIIYAYVTYSLMMMIYSLINVPYASLLGVMSSDRKERNTLSSYRMVFAFGGSLLALWLIEPLVNYFGGNLNSKSGWLSTIAVFGFITTIFFWACFAFTKERIKPIADEQNNLKEDLKDLWKNKPWWILLGAGIGALVFNSIRDGAAVYYFKYYVSSAVNFDFSLFGSDFHMTPTSIYLVLGQAANIIGVIIATPIANKIGKKKTFFGAMALAAILSLIFYLFGKEDIFLIMSFQVLISICAGCIFPLIWSMYADSADYSEWKQGRRATGLVFSASSMSQKFGWTIGGAGAGWLLGYFGFQANVEQSLTTQNGIQLMLSILPAIAAAISVAFIAFYPLSEEKLQIIEQDLNEKRDQN
- a CDS encoding glycoside hydrolase family 130 protein: MTTITSSATFQERKSALEKEHKALIELKNTPEQTAGNGIYERYKNPVVTAAHAPLNWRFDFNENTNPFLQERIGINAAFNAGAMKWKGKYLLAVRVEGIDRKSFFAIAESPNGIDNFKFWDKPCIIPQTEDPDTNVYDMRLIHHEDGYVYGIFCTERKDPKAPKGDTSSAVANAGIVRSKDLINWERLPDLISNTGQQRNVVLHPEFVNGKYALYTRPQDGFIDVGSGGGIGLGYVEDMKNPIVKDEKIIFGKQYHTIYELKNGLGPAPIKTSKGWLHLAHGVRNTAAGLRYTLYMFMTDLNDITKVTHVPAGHFMGPEGIERVGDVSNVLFSNGWIEDEDGTVYIYYASSDTRMHVAASTVDKLVDYVTNAPADTFVSAGSVQTIINQIERNNAI